The following are encoded in a window of Armatimonadota bacterium genomic DNA:
- a CDS encoding cellulase family glycosylhydrolase, whose product MNGTKLLALAGTLSCALASSAIGASSTRSKPAVPPLQLHVAGTQLRDSNNRVAHLHGVNCASMEWTSDGQGHILTTINTAITVWHANIIRLPLSEDRWFGRAPEQKNGPAAYRALVGSAVQECESQGCYILLDLHWNDADEWGKNIGQHKMPDQHSILFWKSLAPIYKNNPAVLFDLYNEPHDVSWDVWQNGGQVTEQPRVGFGGGGSRPALTYKAAGMQQLLDTVRAAGAKNVVVAGGLNWAYDMDDLQNGHALVDRTGYGIIYSNHDYPIKGETMQQWLARMVAATAKAPVIVSEFGAGGRPGSLNSGAAWLTQVMQILHQHDWNWIAWDMHPSAGPTLVSDWNYTPTPVFGVMVKDALAGNYPAGEYSPTAGTGARSP is encoded by the coding sequence ATTGGCGCCAGCTCCACCCGTTCCAAGCCCGCCGTCCCGCCACTGCAGCTGCATGTAGCCGGTACTCAACTACGGGACAGCAACAACAGAGTGGCGCACCTGCACGGGGTGAATTGCGCTTCCATGGAATGGACCAGCGATGGCCAGGGCCACATCCTCACTACCATCAATACGGCAATCACGGTTTGGCACGCCAATATCATCCGGCTGCCGCTCTCCGAAGACCGCTGGTTTGGCCGGGCGCCTGAACAGAAAAATGGTCCGGCAGCTTACAGGGCGCTTGTGGGCAGTGCCGTACAGGAGTGTGAAAGCCAGGGCTGCTACATCCTGCTGGACCTTCACTGGAACGACGCCGATGAGTGGGGCAAGAACATTGGCCAGCATAAGATGCCCGACCAACACAGCATTCTGTTCTGGAAGAGTCTCGCTCCAATCTACAAAAACAACCCGGCGGTGCTGTTTGATCTGTACAACGAACCGCACGATGTCAGCTGGGACGTATGGCAAAACGGCGGCCAGGTGACGGAGCAGCCGCGTGTGGGCTTCGGTGGAGGCGGTAGCCGCCCTGCTCTGACCTACAAGGCAGCCGGTATGCAGCAGTTGCTGGATACTGTACGGGCGGCCGGCGCCAAAAACGTGGTCGTGGCTGGTGGATTGAACTGGGCGTACGACATGGATGACCTGCAAAACGGCCATGCCCTGGTGGATCGCACTGGATACGGCATCATCTACAGCAACCACGACTACCCCATCAAGGGTGAAACCATGCAGCAGTGGCTGGCGCGCATGGTGGCGGCAACGGCGAAGGCGCCGGTGATCGTGAGTGAATTCGGCGCCGGCGGCCGGCCCGGATCGCTCAACAGCGGCGCTGCATGGCTAACACAGGTGATGCAGATTCTGCATCAGCACGATTGGAACTGGATAGCCTGGGATATGCATCCAAGTGCCGGCCCGACGCTGGTGTCGGATTGGAACTACACGCCCACGCCCGTGTTCGGTGTGATGGTCAAGGACGCACTTGCCGGTAACTATCCGGCAGGCGAGTACTCGCCGACGGCCGGCACGGGCGCCCGAAGCCCGTAG